Proteins encoded by one window of Papio anubis isolate 15944 chromosome 7, Panubis1.0, whole genome shotgun sequence:
- the MKRN3 gene encoding probable E3 ubiquitin-protein ligase makorin-3 isoform X2 produces the protein MEEPAAPSEAQEAAGAQAGAEAAGEGVSGPDLPVCEPSRESAAPDSALPHAPVGWAPFPVAPVPAHLRTGGLRPAPASGGGAWRNPFPSRSSGIWTKQIICRYYIHGQCKEGENCRYSHDLSGRKMATEGSVSPPGASAGGGPSTAAHIEPPTQEVAEAPPAASSLSLPVIGSAAERGFFEAERDNADRGAAGGAGVESWADAIEFVPGQPYRGRWVASAPEAPPQSSETERKQMAVGRGLRFCYYASRGVCFRGESCMFLHGDICDMCGLQALHPMDAAQREDHIRACIEAHEKDMELSFAVQRGMDKVCGICMEVVYEKANPNDRRFGILSNCNHTFCIRCIRRWRSARQFDNRIIKSCPQCRVTSDLVVPSEFWVEEEEEKQKLIQQYKEAMSNKACRFTAVKNLPGVSDETLDFGLLS, from the exons ATGGAAGAGCCTGCAGCTCCCTCAGAAGCCCAGGAGGCAGCCGGGGCCCAGGCAGGTGCTGAGGCAGCAGGGGAGGGTGTGTCTGGGCCGGACCTTCCCGTCTGTGAGCCCTCCAGGGAATCTGCTGCTCCAGATTCGGCCTTGCCACATGCGCCTGTGGGCTGGGCCCCCTTCCCTGTAGCTCCAGTCCCTGCCCACCTCCGCACAGGAGGCCTGAGGCCTGCCCCAGCCTCAGGAGGAGGAGCATGGCGCAATCCGTTTCCAAGCCGAAGCAGCGGCATTTGGACAAAGCAGATCATCTGCAGGTATTATATACATGGGCAGTGCAAGGAGGGGGAGAACTGTCGCTATTCCCACGACCTTTCTGGTCGGAAGATGGCCACTGAGGGCAGCGTTTCGCCGCCTGGGGCCTCTGCAGGTGGAGGCCCTAGCACGGCTGCGCACATCGAGCCCCCGACTCAGGAAGTGGCGGAAGCCCCCCCGGCTGCATCCTCCCTTTCCTTGCCTGTGATTGGCTCGGCTGCTGAAAGGGGTTTCTTTGAAGCCGAGAGAGACAATGCAGACCGTGGAGCTGCTGGAGGAGCAGGTGTAGAAAGCTGGGCGGATGCCATTGAGTTTGTTCCAGGGCAGCCCTACCGGGGCCGCTGGGTTGCATCTGCCCCCGAGGCTCCTCCACAGAGCTCAGAGACTGAGAGGAAGCAGATGGCTGTGGGCAGGGGGTTGCGGTTTTGCTATTATGCTTCCAGGGGAGTTTGCTTTCGTGGGGAGAGCTGTATGTTCCTCCATGGAGACATATGCGACATGTGTGGGCTGCAGGCCTTGCACCCCATGGATGCTGCCCAGAGGGAAGACCATATAAGGGCCTGCATTGAAGCACACGAGAAAGATATGGAACTCTCGTTTGCTGTGCAGCGTGGTATGGACAAGGTGTGTGGCATCTGCATGGAGGTTGTCTATGAGAAAGCCAACCCCAATGACCGCCGCTTTGGCATTCTTTCCAATTGCAACCATACCTTCTGTATTAGGTGTATCCGCAGGTGGAGAAGTGCCAGACAGTTTGATAACAGGATCATCAAGTCTTGCCCGCAGTGCAGGGTCACCTCCGACTTGGTCGTTCCCAGTGAGTtctgggtggaggaggaggaagagaagcagaaactTATTCAGCAATACAAGGAGGCAATGAGCAACAAGGCCTGCAG gttcaCAGCTGTAAAGAACTTGCCTggagtctcagatgagactttggactttggacttttgagttga
- the MKRN3 gene encoding probable E3 ubiquitin-protein ligase makorin-3 isoform X3: protein MEEPAAPSEAQEAAGAQAGAEAAGEGVSGPDLPVCEPSRESAAPDSALPHAPVGWAPFPVAPVPAHLRTGGLRPAPASGGGAWRNPFPSRSSGIWTKQIICRYYIHGQCKEGENCRYSHDLSGRKMATEGSVSPPGASAGGGPSTAAHIEPPTQEVAEAPPAASSLSLPVIGSAAERGFFEAERDNADRGAAGGAGVESWADAIEFVPGQPYRGRWVASAPEAPPQSSETERKQMAVGRGLRFCYYASRGVCFRGESCMFLHGDICDMCGLQALHPMDAAQREDHIRACIEAHEKDMELSFAVQRGMDKVCGICMEVVYEKANPNDRRFGILSNCNHTFCIRCIRRWRSARQFDNRIIKSCPQCRVTSDLVVPSEFWVEEEEEKQKLIQQYKEAMSNKACRINSVLV from the exons ATGGAAGAGCCTGCAGCTCCCTCAGAAGCCCAGGAGGCAGCCGGGGCCCAGGCAGGTGCTGAGGCAGCAGGGGAGGGTGTGTCTGGGCCGGACCTTCCCGTCTGTGAGCCCTCCAGGGAATCTGCTGCTCCAGATTCGGCCTTGCCACATGCGCCTGTGGGCTGGGCCCCCTTCCCTGTAGCTCCAGTCCCTGCCCACCTCCGCACAGGAGGCCTGAGGCCTGCCCCAGCCTCAGGAGGAGGAGCATGGCGCAATCCGTTTCCAAGCCGAAGCAGCGGCATTTGGACAAAGCAGATCATCTGCAGGTATTATATACATGGGCAGTGCAAGGAGGGGGAGAACTGTCGCTATTCCCACGACCTTTCTGGTCGGAAGATGGCCACTGAGGGCAGCGTTTCGCCGCCTGGGGCCTCTGCAGGTGGAGGCCCTAGCACGGCTGCGCACATCGAGCCCCCGACTCAGGAAGTGGCGGAAGCCCCCCCGGCTGCATCCTCCCTTTCCTTGCCTGTGATTGGCTCGGCTGCTGAAAGGGGTTTCTTTGAAGCCGAGAGAGACAATGCAGACCGTGGAGCTGCTGGAGGAGCAGGTGTAGAAAGCTGGGCGGATGCCATTGAGTTTGTTCCAGGGCAGCCCTACCGGGGCCGCTGGGTTGCATCTGCCCCCGAGGCTCCTCCACAGAGCTCAGAGACTGAGAGGAAGCAGATGGCTGTGGGCAGGGGGTTGCGGTTTTGCTATTATGCTTCCAGGGGAGTTTGCTTTCGTGGGGAGAGCTGTATGTTCCTCCATGGAGACATATGCGACATGTGTGGGCTGCAGGCCTTGCACCCCATGGATGCTGCCCAGAGGGAAGACCATATAAGGGCCTGCATTGAAGCACACGAGAAAGATATGGAACTCTCGTTTGCTGTGCAGCGTGGTATGGACAAGGTGTGTGGCATCTGCATGGAGGTTGTCTATGAGAAAGCCAACCCCAATGACCGCCGCTTTGGCATTCTTTCCAATTGCAACCATACCTTCTGTATTAGGTGTATCCGCAGGTGGAGAAGTGCCAGACAGTTTGATAACAGGATCATCAAGTCTTGCCCGCAGTGCAGGGTCACCTCCGACTTGGTCGTTCCCAGTGAGTtctgggtggaggaggaggaagagaagcagaaactTATTCAGCAATACAAGGAGGCAATGAGCAACAAGGCCTGCAG GATTAACTCAGTTCTAGTGTAG
- the MKRN3 gene encoding probable E3 ubiquitin-protein ligase makorin-3 isoform X1: MEEPAAPSEAQEAAGAQAGAEAAGEGVSGPDLPVCEPSRESAAPDSALPHAPVGWAPFPVAPVPAHLRTGGLRPAPASGGGAWRNPFPSRSSGIWTKQIICRYYIHGQCKEGENCRYSHDLSGRKMATEGSVSPPGASAGGGPSTAAHIEPPTQEVAEAPPAASSLSLPVIGSAAERGFFEAERDNADRGAAGGAGVESWADAIEFVPGQPYRGRWVASAPEAPPQSSETERKQMAVGRGLRFCYYASRGVCFRGESCMFLHGDICDMCGLQALHPMDAAQREDHIRACIEAHEKDMELSFAVQRGMDKVCGICMEVVYEKANPNDRRFGILSNCNHTFCIRCIRRWRSARQFDNRIIKSCPQCRVTSDLVVPSEFWVEEEEEKQKLIQQYKEAMSNKACRYFAEGRGNCPFGDTCFYKHEYPEGWGDEPPGPGGGSFGAYWHQLVEPVRMGEGDMLYKSRKKELVVLRLASLLFKRFLSLRDELPFSEDQWDLLHYELEEYFNLNL, from the coding sequence ATGGAAGAGCCTGCAGCTCCCTCAGAAGCCCAGGAGGCAGCCGGGGCCCAGGCAGGTGCTGAGGCAGCAGGGGAGGGTGTGTCTGGGCCGGACCTTCCCGTCTGTGAGCCCTCCAGGGAATCTGCTGCTCCAGATTCGGCCTTGCCACATGCGCCTGTGGGCTGGGCCCCCTTCCCTGTAGCTCCAGTCCCTGCCCACCTCCGCACAGGAGGCCTGAGGCCTGCCCCAGCCTCAGGAGGAGGAGCATGGCGCAATCCGTTTCCAAGCCGAAGCAGCGGCATTTGGACAAAGCAGATCATCTGCAGGTATTATATACATGGGCAGTGCAAGGAGGGGGAGAACTGTCGCTATTCCCACGACCTTTCTGGTCGGAAGATGGCCACTGAGGGCAGCGTTTCGCCGCCTGGGGCCTCTGCAGGTGGAGGCCCTAGCACGGCTGCGCACATCGAGCCCCCGACTCAGGAAGTGGCGGAAGCCCCCCCGGCTGCATCCTCCCTTTCCTTGCCTGTGATTGGCTCGGCTGCTGAAAGGGGTTTCTTTGAAGCCGAGAGAGACAATGCAGACCGTGGAGCTGCTGGAGGAGCAGGTGTAGAAAGCTGGGCGGATGCCATTGAGTTTGTTCCAGGGCAGCCCTACCGGGGCCGCTGGGTTGCATCTGCCCCCGAGGCTCCTCCACAGAGCTCAGAGACTGAGAGGAAGCAGATGGCTGTGGGCAGGGGGTTGCGGTTTTGCTATTATGCTTCCAGGGGAGTTTGCTTTCGTGGGGAGAGCTGTATGTTCCTCCATGGAGACATATGCGACATGTGTGGGCTGCAGGCCTTGCACCCCATGGATGCTGCCCAGAGGGAAGACCATATAAGGGCCTGCATTGAAGCACACGAGAAAGATATGGAACTCTCGTTTGCTGTGCAGCGTGGTATGGACAAGGTGTGTGGCATCTGCATGGAGGTTGTCTATGAGAAAGCCAACCCCAATGACCGCCGCTTTGGCATTCTTTCCAATTGCAACCATACCTTCTGTATTAGGTGTATCCGCAGGTGGAGAAGTGCCAGACAGTTTGATAACAGGATCATCAAGTCTTGCCCGCAGTGCAGGGTCACCTCCGACTTGGTCGTTCCCAGTGAGTtctgggtggaggaggaggaagagaagcagaaactTATTCAGCAATACAAGGAGGCAATGAGCAACAAGGCCTGCAGGTATTTTGCGGAAGGCAGGGGTAACTGCCCATTTGGAGACACATGCTTTTACAAGCATGAATACCCTGAGGGCTGGGGAGATGAGCCTCCTGGGCCAGGTGGTGGGTCATTCGGCGCATACTGGCATCAACTTGTGGAGCCTGTGCGAATGGGAGAGGGCGACATGCTCTATAAAAGCCGTAAGAAGGAGCTTGTCGTGCTTCGACTGGCCAGTCTGTTGTTTAAGCGGTTTCTTTCACTGAGAGATGAGTTACCCTTCTCTGAGGACCAGTGGGACTTGCTTCATTATGAGCTGGAAGAATATTTCAATTTGAATCTGTAG